The nucleotide window CATTCGGCGGCGATTCGTTGTTAGGGCCCAAGGGCGCCCCGGGCGGGCGACCCCGCCGTACGCGGCTTCGCTGTACGGCGTACGCTGGAGCAGTGCTCACCGCCGTGCCGCCGGCGGTCCTCCGGCCTGCGGAGGTGACCGGCTCGACGGGCGGCGGACGACGGAGCGGAGGGCGATACTGGGTGCGGCGTGTCCGAAATGGGAAGATCCTGGGGATCGGTGTAGAACGGGGGATGTGGCGGCCATGACTACTGGGACCATCCAGCTCCGAGGCACGTCCGCCGCCCGTCCATGGGGCCACACGTGGTGACCGCGCGGACGGCGCGCCCGCGCCGGGCGTCGCCCGCCGGGGTGAGCGAGGGCGACCACGCCGAAGCCGCCGCACAGTCGCGGGCCGTCCTCGACAAGGCCGCCCGGGAGAACTTCCCGGTGGCCCCCTTCTTCCTCCCCCGCGCCTGGCGTGACGACCTGATGGCCATCTACGGCTACGCCCGCCTGGTGGACGACATCGGCGACGGCGACCTGCCGCCCGGCCGGGACGACGCCCGCTGGCTCGGGCTGCCGCCCGACGCGGCCGATGACCGCCTCGCCATGCTGGACGCCTTCGAAGCCGATCTGCGCAAGATCTTCACCGGTGGCACCCCCGGCCACCCGCTGCTGCGCGCGGTGGCCCCGGTAGTGGCCCGGCACCGCCTCACCCCGGAGCCGTTCCTCGGCCTGATCGCGGCCAACCGCCAGGACCAGCTGGTCCGCCGCTACGCCACCTACCAGGACCTCCTCGACTACTGCGAGAACTCGGCCAACACCGTCGGCCGCCTCGTGCTGGCCATCACCGGCACCAGCAGCCCCGAGCGCGTCCGCCGCTCCGACGCGATCTGCACCGCGCTGCAGATCGTCGAGCACCTCCAGGACGTCGCCGAGGACCTCGCCCGGGACCGCGTCTACCTGCCGGGTGAGGACATGGCCCGGTTCGGTGTCACCGAGGCCGACCTCGCCGCCCCCACCGGGGGCGCGCGGGTGCGTGCCTTGGTGAAATTCGAAGCGGAACGCGCCCGCGATCTGTTGAATGAAGGCACCCCGCTGGTGGGTAGCGTCCCGGGCAGGCTCCGGCTGCTCCTCGCCGGATTCGTGGGCGGGGGCCGTGCCGCTCTCGCCGCGGTGGCCGCCGCCCGGTACGACGTCCTCGCGGGGTCGCCCAAGGCCACCAAGCTCGGACTGCTGCGCGAGGTGGGATCCACATTGCGAAGAGAGGGGTGAGCCGGACCGTGGACGGTTCCGCACACTTGTCCGCGCCGGTGCTCGCTGCGTACCGGTACTGCGAGACCGTGACGGGGCAGCAGGCCCGCAACTTCGCGTACGGCATCCGGCTTCTGCCCACCGGCAAACGGCAGGCGATGTCGGCCCTGTACGCCTTCTCCCGGCGCGTCGACGACATCGGCGACGGCGACCTCGACCCGGCCGCCAAGCGCGACCGGCTGACCCGCACCCGCGACGTGCTCGCCCGGGTCCGGGCCGGCGAGGTCGGCGATGACGACACCGACCCGGTGGCCCTCGCGCTCGCCGACGCCGCCCGCCGCTTCCCGCTGCCGCTGGACGGACTCGACGAACTCATCGACGGCGTGCTGATGGACGTACGCGGTGAGACCTACGAGACCTGGGACGACCTGAAGGACTACTGCCGCTGCGTGGCCGGCGCCATCGGCCGCCTCTCGCTCGGTGTCTTCGGCACCGTCCCCGGCGCCGTGGGCACCGAACGGGCCGCCGAGTACGCCGACACCCTCGGCCTCGCCCTCCAGCTCACCAACATCCTGCGGGACGTACGCGAGGACGCCGGCAACGGACGCACCTACCTGCCCGCCGAGGACCTGGCCAAGTTCGGCTGCTCGGCCGGGTTCGGCTCACCGGTGCCGCCGGCCGGATCCGACTTCACCGGGCTGGTGCACTTCGAGGTCAAGCGGGCCCGCGCGCTCTTCGCCGAGGGCTACCGGCTGCTGCCGATGCTCGACCGCCGCAGCGGTGCCTGCGTCGCCGCCATGGCCGGGATCTACCGCCGGCTGCTGGAACGGATCGCCGCCGACCCCGAGGCGGTGCTGCGCGGCCGGGTCTCGCTGCCCGGCCACGAGAAGGCGTACGTGGCCCTGCGCGGCCTGACCGGTCTGGACACCCGGCGACAGGCCGCCAGGGGGCGCGCCTGATGCTCCCCGCACCACTGCACCGCCTCGCCGTCCCGCGCCAGGCAACCTGGACGCGGGCGTTCGCGTCCCTGACCTCGCCGGCCCCCGTCCGAGGGGCCGCGCACGCGGAACGGGGGAGGACATGACCGAGCATCCGGCACCGGCGGGGACCGGCCACCCGGCACGGGGGAGCGCCGTGGTCGTCGGCGGCGGCCTGGCCGGCACCACCGCGGCCCTCACCCTGGCCGACGCCGGTCTCGCCGTCACCCTGGTCGAAGGCCGCCCGCGCCTGGGCGGCCTCGCCTTCTCGTTCCAACGCGACACCGCCGTCGGCCAGTTGACCGTCGACAACGGCCAGCACGTCTTCCTGCGCTGCTGCACCGCCTACCAGTGGTTCCTGGACCGGATCGCCGCTGCCCATCTGGTCACCGTGCAGGACCGGATGGACGTGCCGGTGCTGGACGCGCGGCGGATGCGGCTGGGCCGGCTGCGCCGCGCCAACCTGCCGGTGCCGTTCCACCTGGCCGCCTCGCTCGCCACCTATCCCCACCTGAACCTCGCCGAACGGGCCACCGTGGGCCGCGCCGCGCTCGCATTGCGCGGGCTCGACCCGGCCGACCCCGCGCTGGACGCCACCGACTTCGCCGGCTGGCTACGGGCCCGCGGCCAGTCCGCGCGCACCGTCGAGGCGCTGTGGGACCTGGTGGGCGTGGCCACCCTCAACGCCCCCGCCGACCAGGTCTCGCTGGGCCTGGCCGCCAAGGTCTTCAAGACCGGGCTGCTCTCCGACCCCGGCGCCGCCGACATCGGCTGGGCCACCGCGCCGCTCGGCGACCTCCACCACGACCGGGCCCGCGCCGCGCTGGACGCCGTCGGGGTCCGCACCGTGCTGCGCGGCCGGGCCGGCGCCGTCACCCGTACCCCGGACGGCGACTGGCAGGTGGAGGTCTCCCGCGGCCCCGGCCGCGGCGAGGTGCTCACCGCGGGCACCGTGGTGCTCGCCGTGCCGCAGCGCGAGACCCGGGCGCTGCTGCCCGAGGGGGCGCTGGCCGACCCCGACGCCCTGCTGCGCATCGGCACCGCGCCGATCCTCAACGTTCATGTGGTCTACGACCGCCCGGTCCTGCGCAAACCGTTCTTCGCCGCGGTGGGCACCCCGGTGCAGTGGGTCTTCGACCGCACCGTGACCTCCGGGCTGGCCCGGTCGTCCGCCGGGCGGGGCGGCCAGTACCTGGCGCTGTCGCAGTCCGCCGCCGGGGCCGAGATCGACCTGCCCGTCGCCGAGCTGCGTACCCGTTACCTGCCCGAGCTGGCCCGGCTGCTGCCCGCGGCCCGCGGCGCGACGGTGCGGGAGTTCTTCGTGACCCGGGAGCGCACCGCCACCTTCGCCCCCACCCCCGGGGTGGGGCGGCTGCGGCCCGGCGCGCGCACCCGGGAGCCCGGGCTCTACCTGGCCGGCGCGTGGACCGCCACCGGGTGGCCCGCCACGATGG belongs to Streptantibioticus cattleyicolor NRRL 8057 = DSM 46488 and includes:
- the hpnC gene encoding squalene synthase HpnC, translated to MVTARTARPRRASPAGVSEGDHAEAAAQSRAVLDKAARENFPVAPFFLPRAWRDDLMAIYGYARLVDDIGDGDLPPGRDDARWLGLPPDAADDRLAMLDAFEADLRKIFTGGTPGHPLLRAVAPVVARHRLTPEPFLGLIAANRQDQLVRRYATYQDLLDYCENSANTVGRLVLAITGTSSPERVRRSDAICTALQIVEHLQDVAEDLARDRVYLPGEDMARFGVTEADLAAPTGGARVRALVKFEAERARDLLNEGTPLVGSVPGRLRLLLAGFVGGGRAALAAVAAARYDVLAGSPKATKLGLLREVGSTLRREG
- the hpnD gene encoding presqualene diphosphate synthase HpnD, which gives rise to MSRTVDGSAHLSAPVLAAYRYCETVTGQQARNFAYGIRLLPTGKRQAMSALYAFSRRVDDIGDGDLDPAAKRDRLTRTRDVLARVRAGEVGDDDTDPVALALADAARRFPLPLDGLDELIDGVLMDVRGETYETWDDLKDYCRCVAGAIGRLSLGVFGTVPGAVGTERAAEYADTLGLALQLTNILRDVREDAGNGRTYLPAEDLAKFGCSAGFGSPVPPAGSDFTGLVHFEVKRARALFAEGYRLLPMLDRRSGACVAAMAGIYRRLLERIAADPEAVLRGRVSLPGHEKAYVALRGLTGLDTRRQAARGRA
- the hpnE gene encoding hydroxysqualene dehydroxylase HpnE → MTEHPAPAGTGHPARGSAVVVGGGLAGTTAALTLADAGLAVTLVEGRPRLGGLAFSFQRDTAVGQLTVDNGQHVFLRCCTAYQWFLDRIAAAHLVTVQDRMDVPVLDARRMRLGRLRRANLPVPFHLAASLATYPHLNLAERATVGRAALALRGLDPADPALDATDFAGWLRARGQSARTVEALWDLVGVATLNAPADQVSLGLAAKVFKTGLLSDPGAADIGWATAPLGDLHHDRARAALDAVGVRTVLRGRAGAVTRTPDGDWQVEVSRGPGRGEVLTAGTVVLAVPQRETRALLPEGALADPDALLRIGTAPILNVHVVYDRPVLRKPFFAAVGTPVQWVFDRTVTSGLARSSAGRGGQYLALSQSAAGAEIDLPVAELRTRYLPELARLLPAARGATVREFFVTRERTATFAPTPGVGRLRPGARTREPGLYLAGAWTATGWPATMEGAVRSGLQAAREALAALGRPAPHPVTEAA